The DNA segment CGCTCGGCCCCCTGCGCGGCGCCCTCCCGCGCCCTTTCGAGCCGCAACCGATCGATCTCCCGCTGGAGCCTCCTGAGCGCCTCCATCTTCCGCTCGAGCCCCTCGAGGAGCTCCTCGCGCGAGGTCCCCACGCGGCGGGTCGCTTCGGCCAGCGTGGCGCGGTCACGCCGGATGCGGGCCAGCGCCTCGGGACCCGCCACCGCCTCGATCCTCCGCACGCCGGCCGCCACGCCCCGCTCCGCGAGGAGCAGGAGCGGACCGATCTCCCCGGTCCGCGCCACGTGGGTGCCCCCGCACAGTTCCCGGCTGAACTCCCCGATGCCGACGACCCGGACCTGTTCCGCATAGCGGTCCCCGAAGAACGCCAGGGCACCGCTGGCGAGCGCGCGTTCGAGGGGCATCTCTTCCGTCTCGACGGGAAGGTCCTGCATCACCACCTCGTTGGCGAGAGCCTCGATCTCCTCCGCCGCCTCGGGCGGGACCGCCTCGAAGTGGCTGAAGTCGAACCTCAGGCGGCCCGGGGCGACGAGCGATCCGGCCTGGCGCACGTGCGTTCCCAGGACCCGCCTCAGCGCCGCGTGCAGGATGTGGGTGGCGGTATGGTGGCGCCGGGCGCCGGCCCTGTGGGCCGGATCGACCTCCGCCACGAGGATCTGGCCGCGATCGAGCACGCCCGCGTCGACCTCGACCTCGTGGAGAATGACGCCGGGAAGGGGCGAGCGGGTGTCGAGCACGCGCGCCCTCACCGCTCCCCCGGTCAGCCGGCCCCGATCACCGACCTGGCCGCCGCTCTCCGCGTAGAACGGCGTCGTGTCGAGAACCGCCTGGCCGCGCGAACCGGCCTCGAGCCGCTCGACCGGCTTGCCGTCCTGGAACAGGGCGAGCACGCGCGACGCCTCGCATCGCAGCGTGTCGTAGCCGACGAACCGGCAGCGCCCCGCCAGCGGCTGGAGGTGGGGAAGCCGGCCGGGATCTTCTTCTTCCCCGCCCGTCGCGCGCGAACGGGACCTCTCCGCGTGCCGCCGCCGCGCCTCTTCGTACCCCCGGCGGTCGAGGCCGAGTCCCCTCTCCTGGAGCGCATCCTCGATCAGATCGAGCGGGAGCCCCCGCTCGCTCTCGAGGACGAACGCCTCCTCGCCGGACAGCTCCCGCCTCCCCTCCCGCAGGAGCTCCTCGATCGCCCGCTCCAGGCGCTCGAAGCCGTCGGCCAGTGTCCTTTCGAAGCGCTCCTCTTCGGCCCGCGTCACGCGCTCGACGACGGGAAGCGCCTCCTTCAGCTCCGGGAAGGGCTCCCCCAGCACGTCGACGACGGACGCCACGTGGCGGTGCAGGAACGGCGCCGGCAGGCCCAGCAGCCGCCCGTGGCGCAGGGCCCTCCGCATGATCCGGCGGACCACGGCGCCCCGCTTCTCCGGCCCCGGGATCACCCCCTCGGCCACCAGCATGGTGATCGCCCTGAGATGATCGGCGATCACCCGCAGGGAGACGTCTTTCGCCGGGTCGGTTCCGTATTCCACCCCCGCCTCGCGCGCGACCGACTGGATGATCGGCTGGAACAGGTCGGTGTCGTAGTTGCTCGACTTGCCCTGGAGCACCGCGGTGAGGCGCTCGAGCCCCGCTCCCGTGTCGATCGAGGGTGCCGGAAGCGGCCGGCTGCCGCCGCCCGGTTGCAGGTCGTACTGCATGAAGACGAGATTCCACAGCTCGAGGAACCGCTCCGGGTCGCTCGCCGGGTCGCCGGCACCCCGTTCGGGGTGAAGGTCGAAGAGGATCTCGGAACAGGGCCCCGCCGGGCCGGTGTCCCCCATCTGCCAGAAGTTGTCCTTGCGGCCGAGGGCGACGATCCGGCCGGCGGGGACGCCGACGCGGTCCCGCCAGAGGGCGGCCGCCTCCTCGTCCGCGGGGAACTCCTCGTCTCCCGCGAAGACGGTCACCCACAGCCGATCGGCGGGAAGTCCGAAGGGCCCGGTGATCAGCTCCCAAGCCCAGGCGGTGGCCTCTTCCTTGAAATAGTCGCCGAACGAGAAGTTCCCCAGCATCTCGAAGAAGGTGTGGTGCCTCGGCGTGCGGCCGACTTCCTCGAGGTCGTTGTGCTTGCCGGACACGCGCAGGCACTTCTGCGACGAGGTCGCCCTCCGGTACGGCCGCGTCTCGCGCCCCCGGAACACCTCCTTGAACTGGTTCATCCCGGCGTTCGCGAACAGGAGCGTCGGATCGGAGGGAAGGACCAGGGGGGAACTGGGAACGAGCTGGTGCCCGCGCTCGACGAAGAACTCGAGGAACGTCCGCCTGACCTCATCGGAACGCATCATCACACATCCTCGCCACCCCCCTCCTGGGGGGCGGCCGACTCGAGCCACCTCAGGACCGCCTCGGTCGGGAATCCACGCCGGATCAGGCGGCGCGCGAGGCGCTCCCGCCCGCGCCGATCACCGGGAACCCCGCCGCGGCCCGCGAGGCGCCGCACCGCGCGTGCGAGCAGCTCTTCCTCCGTACCGCTGGGGAAAGCGTTCCGGACGGCGCGCTCGGCGAGTTCCGCGGGCACTCCGCGCCGGAGCAACTCCTCCCGCACCCGCCGCGGCCCGCGCCGCGCTTCCTCGGCACGGCGCTGGGCGAGATTATAGGCGAGCCGTTCGTCGTCGACGAAGCGCAGCTCCGCCAGGCGCCGGAGAACCTCTTCCACCTCCCGTGGAGCGTGGCCGCGACGGGCGAGGCGGCGGCGCACCTCCCTTTCGGTCAGCGGGCGAGCCGCCAGCATCCGGAGAGCGTCCCGCCATGCATCTCCCGCATCGCCCGCCATCCCGGGAAGGATAGACCAGCCCCGGCCGGACCGCGCGCGGCGCGCCGGGAGCGCCGTTCAGAAGCGGCCGCCTCCTCCGAACGGGTCGTCGTCGCCGAGCCGGGTGAGGCCGGGAACCGCGGCGGGGGTCTCGACCTCCCCGGCGAGCGTCGCCTGCATCTCGTTCCGTGCCGCCGCGGCGGTGGATTCGATGCCCTCCATCCGGAGCCTCAGCTCGTCCCGGTTGGTGGCACGGGCCAGCGCTTCCTCGCGGGTGATGATCTTCTGCGACCAGAGCTGGTAGAGCGACTGGTCGAACGTCTGCATCCCGTACTGCGAGGTTCCCGCGGCGATGGCGTCGCGGATCATCTTCGTCTTGTCCTTGTTCTCGATGCACTCCCTGATGTACGGGGTGGCGCGCAACACCTCGACCGCGGGCGCCCGGCCCTTCCCGTCCGCGCGGTTGACGAGACGCATCGAGATGCAGGCCTTGAGCACGGAGGCCACCTGGATCCGGATCTGCTTCTGATGATGGGGCGGGAAGACGGCGACGATCCGGTTGATCGTCTCGGTTGCATCGAGGGTGTGAAGGGTGGACAGGACCAGATGCCCGGTCTCCGCCGCGGTGAGCGCGGTTTCGATCGTCTCCCGGTCTCGCATCTCGCCGACGAGGATCACGTCCGGATCCTGTCGCAGGGCCGAGCGCAGCGCCGTGGAGAACCCCTTCGTGTCGACCTCGACCTCGCGCTGGTTCACGAGCGATTTCTTGTCCCGGTGGAGGTACTCGATCGGATCCTCGATCGTGATGATGTGGTCGGTCCGGGTGGAGTTGATGTAGTCGATCATCGCAGCGAGCGTGGTCGATTTCCCCGACCCGGTCGCGCCGGTGACCAGCACGAGCCCGCGGCGCTCGTCCGCGATTTGCTCGATGACCGGTGGAAGCATCAGCTCCCTGATGTTCTTGATCTTCACCGGGATCACGCGGAGCACGAGGCCGACGGTTCCTCGCTGCTGGAAGACGTTGACGCGGAATCGGCCGAGGCCGGGGACGGAGTAAGCCATGTCGAGCTCGAGCTGCTCCTTGAAGCGCTGCTTCTGGCGCGCCGTCATGATCGAGAACGCCATGGCGATCGTGTCTTCCTGCATCAGGCGCGGGTGCTGCGTGAGAGCCTGGAGCCGGCCGTCGACGCGGATCACCGGATGCGAGCCGACCTTCAGGTGCAGGTCCGAAGCGCCCCGCTCCGCCGCCGCTTTCAGCAGGTCGTTGATGTGCATGGAGTCCCACCTCTGCCCCGGACCGAAAAGCGCCCCGCGGCGGGACGTCCCGGCCCGCCGGGGTCGGGAGGCGGTCTCGCCGTGGGCACTTTCGCCGGTCGTCCGGGCTTGGCTCGGCCTTCCCCGGCAATGTAGGCTTCGGCTCGAACCGGCGGCAAGCCTCGGCCCGGGAGGCACGCTCCGCCGGGGAGGTGGGCCGTGCCGGCGTGGGTCCTTCTTCTGGCCCGGGACAGCGTGCGGGCCGCGGGTATCGAGCAGGAGATCCGGCTCGGCGGCTTCTCGCCGCGCCGAGCCCCCGACGTCGACCGCGCCAGGGTGCTCCTCGAGACCGCGGAACCGCCGGCGGCGGTCGTCGTGGACGTGGGAGGCGGCACACCCGGCCTCGGCGGCCTCGCGCACCTGGCGAAAGGCGCCCCCGTCATCGCGCTCACCGATGCGGCCGGCGCCGCGCTCCCGCCCGATCTGTCGGCGGCGGGTGCGGCCGCGGTGGTCGCGGAGCCCGGGCGGGGAGAACTCGCCCGGAAGTTGACGCACCTGGCGGCCCGCTGAAGCGGTTCCGCCTCAGCCGTTGACCGGAGTCAGCCAGTCGGTGTGCCGGTCGTCCTCGCCCCGGATCACCGCGAAGAAGGCTTCTTGGAGACGTTTCGTCACTTCCCCGCGGCGGCCCGTCCCGACCGGAACTCGGTCGACGGAGCGAATCGGCGTGATTTCCGCGGCCGATCCGGTGAAGAAGACCTCGTCGGCCACGTAGAGCATCTCCCGCGGGATCTGCTGCTCTTCCACCGTATAGCCCAGCTCCCGCGCCAGGGTGATGACGGTGTCGCGCGTGATCCCGGGTAGGATCGAGGCGGCGAGCGGGGGCGTGAGGATGCGTCCCCGCCAGACGACGAACACGTTCTCGCCCGACCCTTCGCTGACGAGCCCCTCCGGGGTCAGGGCGATCCCTTCCATGAACCCGCGTTCCCGAGCCTCGATGTTGATCAGCTGGGAGTTCATGTAGTTCGCGCCGGACTTGGCCATCGCGGGGAAGGTGTTGGGCGACATCCTCGTCCAGGTGGAGACGGTGACGTCGACCCCCTCGTTGAGCGCCTCCTCACCGAGGTAGGCACCCCACTTCCAGACGGCGATCGCGGTTTCGACCGGGCAGCCGCCCGGGTTGACCCCGAGCGTTCCGAAGCCACGGTAGATGATCGGCCGGATGTAGCACTCCTCGAGCTCGTTGGCGCGGATGGTGTCGAGGACGGCCCGGCAAAGCTGTTCCTCGCCGTACGGCGGCGACATCCGGTAGATCTTCGCCGAGTCGAGAAGTCGCCGGATATGCTCCCGCAGCCGGAAGGCGGCCGGCCCCCGTTTCGTCTTGTAGCAGCGCGCACCTTCGAAGACGGAAGAACCGTAGTGCACCACGTGGGAACAAACGTGGATCTTCGCGTCGGACCAGGGAATCAGCTCGCCGTTGAGCCAGACAAGGGACGCGCCGTCGAATGCCATGTCGTTCCTCCGCGAAGGACGCGAGACGCCCGCTGGTCCCCACACCGTCCGCCGCGGGCCGGTCGGGAAGGGCTGCAGAGGGACCGTGGATCGTATCCCGCCCCTCCGTCCGGTGTCAACGAAGCCCCGGAGCGGCGGAGCGGGCTCGGAGGGACCTGGTGAGCCGTGCAGGACTCGAACCTGCGACCCGCTGATTAAAAGTCAGCTGCTCTACCAACTGAGCTAACGGCCCGGAAGAACTATACACACCGGGCCGCTCCGCTCAACGCGCGTCCGGACCCGGGGCGGCGCCCTCGCCCGCGATCCCGCGCCGTGCGCGCTCGTCCAGGAGCGCCCGCGCCCGCGCCGCCTGGGTGCCGGGGACTCGCACCTCCCAGCAGCCCGGCGGGAGCCCGTGATAGCGCTCTCCCGGAGCGGCGATCTCGACGTCGATCCCTTCCGCTGACAGCAGGGCCGCGGCCGCGTCGGCCTCGTCCCGGTTCCGGCAAAGGGCGCAGGCCTGCCGATCTTCCGTTGCGCTCATCGGTGGTCCTCCCGCGGCGGTTCGATTCCGGCGGCCGCCAGGACCGTGTCGACGGCGATGGTCTGCCCGCGGTCCGGGCCGACGGAGATCAGCCCGATGGGACATCCGCAGAGCTCTTCCACCCGATCGAGGAAGCGGCGCGCCGCCCGCGGCAGCGCCTCGATGTCGCGGACCTCTCCGATCGGTTCGCTGAACCCCGGAAGTTCCTCGTACACGGGCCGGACCCGCGCCAGATCCCGGCTCGACAGGGGCGGCTCGTCGAGCCGCCCGCCGTCCAGCTCGTAGGCCACCGCGATCCGCAGCGGGTCGACCCCGGCCAGAACGTCGAACTTCGTCAGTGCCACCGCATCGGCCCCGTTCAACTTCGCCGCCCAGCGCGCGGCCACCGCATCGAACCAGCCGCAGCGACGGGGCCGGCCGGTGGTGGTGCCGTACTCCCGGCCCCGCCGGCGGAGCCGATCCCCCGCTTCCCCCTCGGCCTCGGTGGGAAACGGCCCCGACCCGACGCGCGTCACGTAGGCCTTCACCACGGCGAGCACGCGCTCGACCGCGCGCGGCGGAATCCCCAACCCCGCCGGGATTCCGCCGGCGAGCGTGGTGGAGGAGGTCACGTAGGGATAGGTGCCGTGGCCGAGATCGAGCAGCGCCCCTTGCGCTCCCTCGAACAGGATGGGCCGTTTTTCGTCGAGCGCGCGCTGCAATCGGGCGGCGACGTTCTCCACCAGGGGAGCCAATCTCGGCCGCCACGCCTCCGCCCAGGCGATCAGCTCCTCCTCGCTCGGCGGCGCCTGCCCCAGCCCCGCGAGCAGGGCCCCCTCCCCCACGGCCAGCAGACGCCGGATCCGGTCCGCGAAGACCTCGGGCTCCAACAGGTCGGCGACCCTCACGCCCCACCGCTGCACCCGGGCGGCGTAGGCCGGGCCGATCCCGCGCCGGGTGGTGCCGATGGCGGAAGGGCCCAGGCGCTCCTCGATCGCGGCGTCGAGAGCGCGATGGATCGGGAGGATCACATGCGCCCGCCCGGAGATCCGGAGGCGGTTCCGGTAAGAAACGCCGGCGCGGTCGAGAAGCTCGAGCTCCTCGCTCAACCTTTCGGGATCGAGCACCGCCCCGGCGCCGATGACGCACTCGACCCCTCGGAAGATTCCCGAGGGAACGTGGTGCAGCGCGAAGGTCCGTCCCCCGAAGGCCACGGTATGGCCGGCGTTCGGCCCGCCCTGGTACCGAGCGCAGACGGCGAAGGCCGGGGCGAGGAGATCGACGACTTTCCCCTTCCCCTCGTCCCCCCATTGGCCACCGATGACGGCGAGGTTCGGCATGGGTCACCAGGGCTCCGGCGGGCGCCGGCGGGGCGCGGCCGAAAGCGCCGGAGTATACACCCCGCCCGCGGCGGGCCGTCGCGGCGCTCCGTCGCTCGCCAGGGGGCTCCGGAATCGGGCATGATCATCGGGACCACCGGGAGATCGAAGATGCCGCTGTTCCTGAGCGCCCTTGCGCTGGCCTGCTTGCTGGAGGGGCTTCCCTACCTCGCCGCACCGGGAGCGTCCCGCCGGGCAGCGGCGTGGTTGGCCGCGCAGGAGGAGGGACGGCTGCGCGTTCTCGGCTTCCTCCTCGTCGCGGCCGGCCTCCTCCTGCTCGGCGCGGCGAAGGCGGCGGGGGCGGGACGGTGACGCGGCGCCGGACGGTCCGCGTGGACGGCCGTTCCCTCACCGTCGAGGACGTCGAGGCGGTGGCGCGCGGGCGTGCCGCGGCGAAGCTCACCGCCGAGGCGGAGCGCCGGATGCGGGCCTCGAAGGCGGTCATCGATCGGGCTCTCGCCGAGGGCCGCGTCGTCTACGGCGTCAACACCGGCTTCGGACACCTGAAGAACGTGAAGATCGCGAAGGAGGCGCTCGAGCGTCTCCAGCGGAACCTCGTCCGCTCGCATGCCGCGGGCGTGGGGCGGGAGGCGGACGGGCCGACGACCCGAGCTCTCCTGCTGCTGCGGGCCAACGCGCTCGCGCGGGGGCACAGCGGCGTGCGCCCGTTGCTGGCCCGCCGGCTCCTCGACCTGATCGAGAACGACCTCCTGCCGGTGGTTCCCGAGTCCGGCTCGGTCGGGGCGAGCGGCGATCTGGCCCCGCTCGCCCACGTCGCACTCGCGCTGATCGGCGAGGGGTACGTGCGCGCCGGCGGCCGCCGCCTGCGCGCCGCCACGGCGCTGGAGCGCGCCGGACTGGACCGCCTTCGGCTCGGGCCGCGGGAGGGGCTGGCGCTGGTCAACGGCACCCAGTTCTCGAGCGCGGTCGCCCTGCTCGCCCTGGTCCGGGCGGAGCGCGCGGTGCGGCTGGCCGACGTCTCGGCCGCGCTGTCGATCGATGCCCTCGCCGGAACGTGGCGGGCCTTCGACCCACGGGTTCACCGGGCGCGTCCCCACGCCGGGCAGATGGCCTCGGCCGGCAACCTCTACCGGCTGCTCCAGGGAAGCGAGATCTGGCGATCGCACGCCGACTGCGGAGCGGTGCAGGACGCCTACTCGCTCCGGTGCGCCCCACAGGTGCATGGCGCCGCGCGCGACGCGCTCGCC comes from the Acidobacteriota bacterium genome and includes:
- the hutH gene encoding histidine ammonia-lyase; translated protein: MVGRAGGGTAARSRLPPRRGRPPPARRGEGGGGGTVTRRRTVRVDGRSLTVEDVEAVARGRAAAKLTAEAERRMRASKAVIDRALAEGRVVYGVNTGFGHLKNVKIAKEALERLQRNLVRSHAAGVGREADGPTTRALLLLRANALARGHSGVRPLLARRLLDLIENDLLPVVPESGSVGASGDLAPLAHVALALIGEGYVRAGGRRLRAATALERAGLDRLRLGPREGLALVNGTQFSSAVALLALVRAERAVRLADVSAALSIDALAGTWRAFDPRVHRARPHAGQMASAGNLYRLLQGSEIWRSHADCGAVQDAYSLRCAPQVHGAARDALAELRRVLSIEINASTDNPLVFAEDGAIVSAGNFHAAPVAAAADYASAALAGMAGIVERRIDRLVNPLVSGLPPFLARRPGLESGLMMAQVTAAALASECKTLAHPACADTIPTSALQEDHVSMAPWAARKLRGVVERLETLIAIELLAAVRGLDHRRPLRTSPPLEAFVRRLEEEVRIPRGEVPPGPVIERLAALLREGRPLDWFARSGGLA
- a CDS encoding branched-chain amino acid transaminase, translating into MAFDGASLVWLNGELIPWSDAKIHVCSHVVHYGSSVFEGARCYKTKRGPAAFRLREHIRRLLDSAKIYRMSPPYGEEQLCRAVLDTIRANELEECYIRPIIYRGFGTLGVNPGGCPVETAIAVWKWGAYLGEEALNEGVDVTVSTWTRMSPNTFPAMAKSGANYMNSQLINIEARERGFMEGIALTPEGLVSEGSGENVFVVWRGRILTPPLAASILPGITRDTVITLARELGYTVEEQQIPREMLYVADEVFFTGSAAEITPIRSVDRVPVGTGRRGEVTKRLQEAFFAVIRGEDDRHTDWLTPVNG
- a CDS encoding alanine--tRNA ligase; translated protein: MRSDEVRRTFLEFFVERGHQLVPSSPLVLPSDPTLLFANAGMNQFKEVFRGRETRPYRRATSSQKCLRVSGKHNDLEEVGRTPRHHTFFEMLGNFSFGDYFKEEATAWAWELITGPFGLPADRLWVTVFAGDEEFPADEEAAALWRDRVGVPAGRIVALGRKDNFWQMGDTGPAGPCSEILFDLHPERGAGDPASDPERFLELWNLVFMQYDLQPGGGSRPLPAPSIDTGAGLERLTAVLQGKSSNYDTDLFQPIIQSVAREAGVEYGTDPAKDVSLRVIADHLRAITMLVAEGVIPGPEKRGAVVRRIMRRALRHGRLLGLPAPFLHRHVASVVDVLGEPFPELKEALPVVERVTRAEEERFERTLADGFERLERAIEELLREGRRELSGEEAFVLESERGLPLDLIEDALQERGLGLDRRGYEEARRRHAERSRSRATGGEEEDPGRLPHLQPLAGRCRFVGYDTLRCEASRVLALFQDGKPVERLEAGSRGQAVLDTTPFYAESGGQVGDRGRLTGGAVRARVLDTRSPLPGVILHEVEVDAGVLDRGQILVAEVDPAHRAGARRHHTATHILHAALRRVLGTHVRQAGSLVAPGRLRFDFSHFEAVPPEAAEEIEALANEVVMQDLPVETEEMPLERALASGALAFFGDRYAEQVRVVGIGEFSRELCGGTHVARTGEIGPLLLLAERGVAAGVRRIEAVAGPEALARIRRDRATLAEATRRVGTSREELLEGLERKMEALRRLQREIDRLRLERAREGAAQGAEREVDGIRVIARRVDELTRAQRRDLADSLRHGGGRGAVVVVGAEEGGKAALVVAVTPSLAGRVDAREVVRRLGPIVGGGGGGRPDLAEAGGRRPDRIDEALARAPDAVREILGGAS
- a CDS encoding DUF2065 family protein, which codes for MIIGTTGRSKMPLFLSALALACLLEGLPYLAAPGASRRAAAWLAAQEEGRLRVLGFLLVAAGLLLLGAAKAAGAGR
- a CDS encoding adenylosuccinate synthase, with the translated sequence MPNLAVIGGQWGDEGKGKVVDLLAPAFAVCARYQGGPNAGHTVAFGGRTFALHHVPSGIFRGVECVIGAGAVLDPERLSEELELLDRAGVSYRNRLRISGRAHVILPIHRALDAAIEERLGPSAIGTTRRGIGPAYAARVQRWGVRVADLLEPEVFADRIRRLLAVGEGALLAGLGQAPPSEEELIAWAEAWRPRLAPLVENVAARLQRALDEKRPILFEGAQGALLDLGHGTYPYVTSSTTLAGGIPAGLGIPPRAVERVLAVVKAYVTRVGSGPFPTEAEGEAGDRLRRRGREYGTTTGRPRRCGWFDAVAARWAAKLNGADAVALTKFDVLAGVDPLRIAVAYELDGGRLDEPPLSSRDLARVRPVYEELPGFSEPIGEVRDIEALPRAARRFLDRVEELCGCPIGLISVGPDRGQTIAVDTVLAAAGIEPPREDHR
- a CDS encoding type IV pilus twitching motility protein PilT — protein: MHINDLLKAAAERGASDLHLKVGSHPVIRVDGRLQALTQHPRLMQEDTIAMAFSIMTARQKQRFKEQLELDMAYSVPGLGRFRVNVFQQRGTVGLVLRVIPVKIKNIRELMLPPVIEQIADERRGLVLVTGATGSGKSTTLAAMIDYINSTRTDHIITIEDPIEYLHRDKKSLVNQREVEVDTKGFSTALRSALRQDPDVILVGEMRDRETIETALTAAETGHLVLSTLHTLDATETINRIVAVFPPHHQKQIRIQVASVLKACISMRLVNRADGKGRAPAVEVLRATPYIRECIENKDKTKMIRDAIAAGTSQYGMQTFDQSLYQLWSQKIITREEALARATNRDELRLRMEGIESTAAAARNEMQATLAGEVETPAAVPGLTRLGDDDPFGGGGRF